The Drosophila mauritiana strain mau12 chromosome 2R, ASM438214v1, whole genome shotgun sequence genome has a segment encoding these proteins:
- the LOC117136490 gene encoding uncharacterized protein LOC117136490 isoform X1 — protein MESIVNFHFPRRWSAIPNSQIWPSGDKLRPFTEPEILAAERNLKAKTTRAHPKERSHASVVNAPKGDRHFFKKCLSEVTCEEAHDTTTPSVRLSICLLDTIGKVFDKGIAARLDEAIATAKKVPSKPVRIPERIVTNTSERAIAGSRRKGHTKKYCLVLTLDIRNAFKTTDWAGTLVVLESTLGSREIEVTAGVRQGVGRRGRIIKHIGQGCRSMAGVGLSKNGFSPNIEQEARGNNTHPRWGHHRRPRSHDRHAPFVPRAPRVRPQKGQRASGSQGALPTKEKNKKSMISTTCYGPLPSTELSHVVRPQRRSRTKSRMPLPEI, from the coding sequence ATGGAAAGCATCGTCAACTTTCACTTCCCCAGGCGTTGGTCTGCCATTCCCAATTCCCAGATATGGCCAAGCGGAGACAAATTGCGGCCGTTCACGGAGCCCGAGATCCTAGCAGCTGAGAGGAACCTTAAAGCCAAAACGACCCGAGCGCATCCCAAAGAAAGAAGCCACGCTTCTGTTGTCAATGCACCTAAAGGAGACCgccatttttttaaaaaatgtttgagCGAGGTAACGTGCGAGGAAGCGCACGACACTACTACTCCATCTGTCAGGCTGTCCATCTGCCTGCTGGACACGATTGGCAAGGTCTTCGATAAGGGGATCGCGGCCAGGCTCGACGAAGCAATAGCGACTGCGAAGAAAGTTCCCTCCAAACCAGTACGGATTCCGGAAAGGATTGTCACAAACACGTCTGAAAGAGCCATTGCAGGCTCCCGGCGGAAGGGTCACACGAAGAAGTACTGCCTGGTGCTGACGCTTGACATCCGTAACGCATTCAAAACGACTGACTGGGCAGGGACGCTAGTCGTCCTCGAATCGACATTGGGCTCCAGAGAGATCGAGGTCACGGCCGGAGTCCGACAAGGAGTTGGCCGCCGCGGAAGAATCATCAAACACATCGGTCAAGGCTGTCGAAGCATGGCTGGAGTTGGCCTCTCAAAAAACGGATTCTCTCCTAATATCGAACAGGAAGCTCGTGGAAACAACACGCATCCACGGTGGGGGCATCATAGAAGACCTCGGAGTCATGATCGACACGCGCCTTTCGTTCCGAGAGCACCTCGAGTACGCCCACAAAAAGGCCAGCGCGCTTCGGGAAGCCAAGGAGCATTACCCAcaaaggaaaaaaataaaaaatctatGATCTCTACAACTTGTTACGGCCCATTGCCCAGCACAGAGCTTAGTCATGTAGTTAGGCCGCAGCGAAGAAGCAGAACCAAATCTCGAATGCCTCTTCCTGAGATTTGA
- the LOC117136490 gene encoding uncharacterized protein LOC117136490 isoform X2: MVRVLCAESRDIRLCFRQETSSRWQIIPIQMQRVAQELLTHTVRDLKRFALLSEPFKVGPCDKWVTTTLNSVLDYRSCDIRAHGWDFNVWAALMGSPHATQGQINPQNIRLIIDLAFVSSLDACHAIRASNGLSFLKLCVAEESGVAVPTGW; encoded by the exons ATGGTACGTGTGCTATGTGCGGAGAGTCGGGACATAAGGCTTTGTTTCCGGCAAGAAACATCAAGCAGGTGGCAAATAATACCCATCCAGATGCAGAG GGTGGCGCAGGAGTTGCTTACTCATACTGTACGCGATCTAAAGAGGTTCGCTCTCCTCAGCGAACCGTTCAAGGTAGGCCCATGTGACAAGTGGGTTACAACAACATTAAACAGCGTCTTGGACTACCGCAGCTGCGATATACGAGCACACGGATGGGACTTTAACGTGTGGGCCGCTCTAATGGGCTCCCCACACGCAACACAGGGGCAAATCAATCCTCAAAACATTC GGTTAATTATCGACCTCGCGTTCGTAAGCAGTCTGGACGCATGCCATGCGATTAGAGCCAGCAATGGTTTAAGCTTTCTGAAACTCTGCGTCGCAGAAGAAAGCGGTGTGGCGGTGCCTACAGGATGGTAA
- the LOC117136490 gene encoding uncharacterized protein LOC117136490 isoform X3, with protein sequence MVRVLCAESRDIRLCFRQETSSRWQIIPIQMQRVAQELLTHTVRDLKRFALLSEPFKVGPCDKWVTTTLNSVLDYRSCDIRAHGWDFNVWAALMGSPHATQGQINPQNIRYAGRSTGLVQG encoded by the exons ATGGTACGTGTGCTATGTGCGGAGAGTCGGGACATAAGGCTTTGTTTCCGGCAAGAAACATCAAGCAGGTGGCAAATAATACCCATCCAGATGCAGAG GGTGGCGCAGGAGTTGCTTACTCATACTGTACGCGATCTAAAGAGGTTCGCTCTCCTCAGCGAACCGTTCAAGGTAGGCCCATGTGACAAGTGGGTTACAACAACATTAAACAGCGTCTTGGACTACCGCAGCTGCGATATACGAGCACACGGATGGGACTTTAACGTGTGGGCCGCTCTAATGGGCTCCCCACACGCAACACAGGGGCAAATCAATCCTCAAAACATTCGCTACGCTGGACGTTCAACAGGGCTGGTGCAGGGTTAA
- the LOC117135818 gene encoding LOW QUALITY PROTEIN: UDP-N-acetylglucosamine--peptide N-acetylglucosaminyltransferase 110 kDa subunit (The sequence of the model RefSeq protein was modified relative to this genomic sequence to represent the inferred CDS: deleted 2 bases in 1 codon) gives MHVEQTRRNMQSQGQSHQLPSAAHILLDQNPNSTGSNLVVKQNDIQSLSSVGLLELAHREYQAVDYESAEKHCMQLWRQDSTNTGVLLLLSSIHFQCRRLDKSAQFSTLAIKQNPVLAEAYSNLGNVFKERGQLQEALDNYRRAVRLKPDFIDGYINLAAALVAARDMESAVQAYITALQYNPDLYCVRSDLGNLLKALGRLEEAKACYLKAIETCPGFAVAWSNLGCVFNAQGEIWLAIHHFEKAVTLDPNFLDAYINLGNVLKEARIFDRAVAAYLRALNLSPNNAVVHGNLACVYYEQGLIDLAIDTYRRAIELQPNFPDAYCNLANALKEKGQVKEAEDCYNTALRLCSNHADSLNNLANIKREQGYIEEATRLYLKALEVFPDFAAAHSNLASVLQQQGKLKEALMHYKEAIRIQPTFADAYSNMGNTLKELQDVSGALQCYTRAIQINPAFADAHSNLASIHKDSGNIPEAIQSYRTALKLKPDFPDAYCNLAHCLQIVCDWTDYDIRMKKLVSIVTEQLEKNRLPSVHPHHSMLYPLTHDCRKAIAARHANLCLEKVHVLHKKPYNFLKKLPTKGRLRIGYLSSDFGNHPTSHLMQSVPGLHDRSKVEIFCYALSPDDGTTFRHKISRESENFVDLSQIPCNGKAADKIFNDGIHILVNMNGYTKGARNEIFALRPAPIQVMWLGYPGTSGASFMDYIITDSVTSPIELAYQYSEKLSYMPHTYFIGDHKQMFPHLKERIIVCDKQQSSVVDNVTVINATDLSPLVENTDVKEIKEVVNAQKPVEITHKVAELPNTTQIVSMIATGQVQTSLNGVVVQNGLATTQTNNKAATGEEVPQNIVITTRRQYMLPDDAVVYCNFNQLYKIDPQTLESWVEILKNVPKSVLWLLRFPAVGEQNIKKTVSDFGISPDRVIFSNVAAKEEHVRRGQLADICLDTPLCNGHTTSMDVLWTGTPVVTLPGETLASRVAASQLATLGCPELIARTREEYQNIAIRLGTKKEYLKALRAKVWKARVESPLFDCSQYAKGLEKLFLRMWEKYENGEIPDHISAV, from the exons ATGCATGTTGAACAAACT CGAAGAAATATGCAGTCTCAAGGACAAAGCCATCAACTGCCGTCTGCGGCCCATATATTATTAGATCAAAATCCGAATTCAACAGGCAGTAACCTAGTCGTAAAACAAAATGATATTCAATCTCTTTCATCAGTCG GTTTACTCGAGTTGGCCCATAGAGAATACCAAGCTGTTGACTATGAAAGCGCGGAAAAGCATTGCATGCAATTATGGCGTCAAGACAGTACAAATACTGgagttttgttgttgctgtcatCTATTCACTTTCAGTGCAGACGTCTTGATAAGTCAGCACAATTCTCAACATTGGCAATAAAACAAAACCCTGTGCTGGCAGAAGCTTATAG taatTTAGGAAATGTTTTTAAAGAGCGCGGACAGTTACAAGAAGCTTTAGACAACTATCGCAGAGCTGTGCGTCTAAAACCAGATTTTATTGATGGATACATTAATTTGGCTGCTGCATTGGTTGCTGCTCGTGACATGGAGTCTGCTGTTCAAGCTTATATTACAGCGCTACAATATAATCCT GATCTGTATTGTGTGCGCAGCGATCTGGGAAATCTCCTTAAGGCCCTCGGTCGTTTGGAAGAAGCCAAA gcCTGTTACCTAAAGGCTATTGAAACATGCCCTGGCTTTGCAGTTGCATGGAGTAACCTTGGATGTGTGTTTAACGCTCAGGGAGAAATTTGGTTAGCTATACATCACTTTGAAAAAGCTGTGACTCTTGATCCCAATTTTCTGGATGCTTATATAAATTTGGGAAACGTTCTTAAGGAGGCACGAATATTTGATAG aGCTGTGGCCGCCTATTTACGTGCATTAAATTTATCTCCGAATAATGCTGTAGTTCATGGCAATTTGGCATGCGTCTACTATGAACAAGGTCTTATTGATTTGGCTATCGATACATATAGGAGGGCAATTGAACTGCAACCGAATTTCCCCGATGCGTACTGCAACCTTGCTAACGCCCTTAAAGAAAAGGGGCAG GTTAAAGAAGCTGAGGACTGCTATAACACTGCACTAAGACTATGTTCAAATCATGCAGATTCCCTTAATAATTTAGCTAACATAAAGAGAGAGCAAGGGTATATTGAAGAAGCTACGCGACTTTACTTAAAAGCTTTGGAAGTTTTCCCTgattttgctgctgctcatTCAAACTTGGCATCAGTTTTGCAACAGCAAGGCAAATTAAAGGAAGCGTTAATGCATTATAAGGAAGCTATCAGAATTCAACCCACATTTGCTGATGCATATTCGAACATGGGAAATACTCTTAAAGAATTACAAGACGTCAGCGGGGCATTGCAATGCTACACTAGAGCAATTCAAATTAACCCAGCGTTTGCAGATGCGCATAGTAATTTGGCAAGCATACACAAAGATTCCGGAAATATTCCTGAAGCCATTCAGTCTTACCGAACAGCTCTAAAGTTAAAACCTGATTTTCCCGATGCATACTGCAATTTGGCTCATTGCCTGCAAATTGTTTGTGATTGGACTGACTATGATATTCGCATGAAAAAACTGGTTAGCATTGTCACTGAGCAGCTTGAAAAAAACCGTTTACCATCCGTGCATCCACACCACTCGATGCTCTATCCGTTGACACATGATTGTCGGAAAGCAATTGCAGCGCGACATGCTAATTTGTGTTTAGAAAAAGTTCATGTGCTTCATAAAAAACCGTATAACTTCTTAAAGAAGTTGCCTACAAAGGGGAGGCTTCGAATAGGTTATCTTAGCTCGGACTTTGGGAATCATCCTACCTCGCATTTAATGCAATCTGTGCCAGGTCTTCATGATCGTTCAAAAGTGGAAATCTTTTGTTATGCCTTAAGTCCAGATGATGGTACAACATTTCGACACAAAATCAGTCGAGAGTCTGAAAACTTTGTGGATCTCTCTCAGATCCCGTGCAATGGCAAGGCAGCGGACAAGATATTTAATGACGGCATACATATTTTGGTTAATATGAATGGCTACACAAAGGGCGCAAGAAATGAAATATTTGCTCTTCGCCCTGCTCCTATTCAAGTAATGTGGTTAGGCTATCCAGGTACTAGTGGGGCTAGTTTTATGGATTACATTATTACGGATTCTGTAACTAGTCCAATAGAATTGGCTTACCAATATAGTGAAAAATTATCTTATATGCCGCACACATATTTTATAGGTGATCATAAGCAAATGTTTCCACATTTAAAGGAACGAATTATTGTCTGTGACAAACAACAATCTTCCGTTGTTGATAATGTAACGGTTATAAATGCAACAGACTTATCCCCCCTTGTTGAAAACACAGATGTAAAGGAGATAAAAGAAGTTGTTAACGCACAAAAACCAGTCGAGATAACTCATAAAGTCGCGGAGTTACCAAATACAACACAAATAGTATCAATGATAGCCACTGGTCAAGTGCAAACATCTTTAAATGGTGTTGTAGTTCAAAACGGATTGGCCACTACCCAAACTAACAACAAGGCCGCTACTGGTGAAGAGGTaccacaaaatattgtaataaCTACTCGTCGTCAATATATGTTACCCGACGACGCTGTTGTGTATTGCAATTTTAATCAGCTATACAAAATCGATCCACAAACCCTCGAGTCATGGgtagaaattttaaaaaatgtgcCTAAGTCAGTTTTGTGGTTATTAAGGTTTCCAGCAGTTGGTgagcaaaatattaaaaaaaccGTCAGTGACTTTG gAATATCTCCTGATAGAGTAATATTTTCCAATGTTGCGGCAAAAGAAGAGCACGTACGACGCGGTCAATTAGCTGATATATGTCTTGATACTCCTTTATGCAATGGGCATACAACATCTATGGACGTTTTGTGGACGGGTACCCCTGTCGTAACTTTGCCAGGAGAGACATTAGCCTCAAG AGTGGCTGCCTCTCAGCTTGCTACCCTTGGATGCCCAGAGTTAATAGCGCGTACAAGAGAAGAATATCAAAATATTGCTATACGCCTGGGaacaaaaaaagaatattTGAAAGCCTTACGGGCAAAAGTATGGAAAGCCCGCGTAGAGAGTCCTCTCTTTGATTGCTCACAGTATGCCAAAGGATTAGAAAAATTGTTTCTACGAATGTGGGAAAAATACGAAAATGGAGAAATTCCGGACCACATTTCAGCAGTATAA